TCACCTTAATTCCTCTCGTTAAGTACGTTTTCATCGTCTTACAAGCCAACGATAATGGCGAAGGTACGATTTTGCCAAGTTAATTCTCGTTTAGCCGTTTATATTTTCATACATATTTAATTATggccatatatttatttataaaatatatatttgtgtttgtttagGAGGGACGTTTGCGTTGTACTCTCTCATATGCCGATATGCAAAGGTTGGTTTGATCCCAAATCAGCAAGCAGAGGACCGGGAGGTGTCGAATTTCCAGCTTGAGTTACCGAGCAGTCGTGAGTGGACGGCATCAAGGGTGAAGTCTAAGCTGGAGAGCAGCCAGTTTGCCAAGTTCTTCCTATTGCTTGCCACCATGCTTGGAACTGCCATGGTTATTGGTGATGGTGTTCTCACTCCTTGCATCTCAGGTGTGTTTAATTGTCCTCTATTTTACCCTCTATATCTTGAAACGTGTTATTTTTGCTTTCCAATGATGTTACACGTCATTGCCGATTTATTGGAAACGATGCAAAAAAGACGAGTAATTAGCTAGGGCTAATTCGTCTTTTTGTTGCTCGTTAATTTGTCTCGCTTTGGACTTTCAAATTCCAACTTTAATTTCCTCTTTTCCATTTTGTCGACAGTGTTATCCGCTGTGGGAGGGATCAAGGGAGCTACATCTTCGATGACAGACGGTACCCCACATTTACTCTTCTGTTCGTTCATGATACTTTctaagaaaattttataatatatatatatatatatatatatatatatttttttttttgggtttttgcgtaattttaatttatttaattttcttttttaaaatagcattttatttctttagtatgttttttttttttttttttttttgtcattttttatttcaatcattaattCCGCCgtccaaaattaattaactagcaGTAACACGTCAATGCAATATTAAGCAACTTTGCTACGTACGTCACATAATGCAcgtgttaaaaaaattagttttcaaATATTCCACGTCAACTATTGGGGGGGCCGGGGGTGGTCGGCACGTTGCGGGGGTAGATGAagttatttttccatttttggtttttgttttttttttttaaaaaaatttaatacaaaattaatttttattaacacAAGACATGAAAAAATTGCTTATGTGGCATTATCGGGAACtgattattttgagaaatgctagagtttATTCTAGTGTATTTTTGAGAGGTTCTTTCTATGCTGATATGACAttctgtttttaataaaaaaaaactacagcttgatttctttattttgtttttattaaaaaatacaatgtgtcatgtcagcataaaaGGACCTCAGAAGGACACTAAAAAGAGTTCTAGCATTCCTCAATTATTTTTGGACGGAAatagtaaaatgaaaaatgcaaattaaaaacctaagaaattaaaatgcgattttaaaaatcaattgaatAAATTGAAATTGTGCAAAAACcctgaaagttatgatgaatTTTCCTCTAATTTTTAAGCCTTTCGATCTCTTGCACAATTTATCAATTTACAAATTGCAGTACTAGTTTGACAAATAGTGCTTAATTTGGTGCAAactcaaataaaatataatactactcttttttatttattaatcttttgtACTCATACCATTATTTTTCATTCCTGCATGTACAGATATGATTGTCTGGATATCAGTTGCCATCTTGATCTTTCTATTTATGATTCAAAGATTTGGAACCGATAAAGTGGGCTATACTTTTGCGCCAATAATTTGCGTTTGGTTCGCATTCATCGGGGGCATTGGccttttcaatttcatcaaatttgaTCCAACTGTCGCCAAAGCCATAAATCCAAACTACATCGTTAAATATTTCCAGAGGAACAAAAAAGAAGCATGGATATCCCTTGGTGGCACTGTTCTTGCCATAACAGGTCTGCAATTGCTTCCCAATTATAATATGAGATAATTATATGTTAATTATTGTTTGGATTAGTTGGAAACTAATTTATTAATGAAGTATATCTAACTTGAAATATATATGCAGGAACCGAAGCACTATTTGCCGATGTTGGCCACTTCACAGTTCGGTCAATTCAAATAAGCATGTGCTCAGTGACGTACCCGGCTCTCATTTTGGCATACACTGGACAAGCTTCCTTCCTTCGCAAGCATAGTGATCTTGTCAAGGATACCTTCTACGAGTCCATACCAGGTAAacaaaaacacatatttttctgTCACGATCCAAAAAACGCTAGCCAtcatgtttattttgttaatatattttgcGATATATTAACTAATTGAGGTGGTGGCTACTTGTGATGCAGACCCTTTGTATTGGCCAATATTTGTGTTGGCTATATTGGCGTCAATAGTAGCTAGTCAGGCCATGATTTCAGGGACTTTCTCTATGGTCCAACAATCCCTCTCACTAGGGTGTTTTCCTCGGGTGAAAATCGTGCATACATCGGCTAAGTATGAAGGACAAGTTTACATACCAGAAGTCAATTACCTTCTTATGTTGGCATGCATAGGGGTCACTTTGGGTTTCAGGAGCACGACAAAGATTGGCAATGCATACGGTAATTAATACACTACGTACCCACATATATAGCTTTTATcaatatatagtaatatataaacttaaaaactaatggacattttatttttgttttttgtatacAGGGATAGCAGTGGTATTTGTGATGACTCTCACATCGGCCTTCCTAGTACTAATCATGATCATGATATGGAAATCTCACATTCTCTTAATAGTCTCCTATGTTCTTGTTATTGGCACTGTGGAGCTTCTCTATTTAAGCTCTGTCCTTTACAAGTTTGACCAAGGAGGATATCTTCCCCTAGCCTTTGCTGCAGTATTGATGAGTATAATGTACATTTGGAATGATGTGCACAGAAGAAAGTACTTCTATGAGTTGAATAACAAAGTTTCTTTGGAGAAGCTCAAGGAGATGGCAGCTGAAACAAAGTTTTGTCGACTCCCTGGTTTGGCCTTGTTCTATTCAGAGCTTGTTCAGGGCATCCCGCCCATTTTCAAGCACTACGTTGCAAATGTGCCTGCAATGCACTCAACCCTTGTCTTTGTCTCTATCAAGTCACTACCCATCAGCAAAGTTCCAGTGGAAGAGCGCTTCCTCTTTCGTCGTGTGGAGCCTAAAGACCAAAATGTGTTTCGCTGTGTTGTGAGATATGGGTACACAGATAGGCCTCAAGAACAAGAACCCCTCGAGAATATGTTAGTTGAAAGATTGAAGGAGTTTATTATAGATGATTTTTGGTTCACCCAAAGTAAACTAAATAATGTTGAAAATGATGGGGAGTTGGATGCTGGGTCGACGTTGGTTaatgaagaccaagaaaataaagttgatgaagaggagatggagagagagattgaggcTTTAGATGAAGCATGGCGTGCCGGGGTTGTTCATTTGATTGGTGAGAATGAAGTGGTTGCTGGAAAAGGAGCTGGTATCGGAAAGAGGTTTTTGATCAATTATGCTTACAATTTCTTGAGGAAAAATTTAAGACAGactgaaaatgtttttgataTTCCTCGGAAGCGCATGCTAAAAGTGGGCATGATTTACGAGCTATAAAACGTGAAGAAAGTGGAGAGGAGCATTGGCAAGCTAATTGAGGTGGCCGGTCAACTATGTTACTTGCTTTTTCATGGATTATTATTCCAGATTGGATTCAAGGCGACAAGAgcgttggatatatatatatatatatatatatatatatatatatctgaagATGATCAATTTCTAGTGTCATTTCGTGACAATAGGTCCTCCTCTAACATATGCATCAATTCGATCTCCTCCATCTCCTCAAAACCTCGGGTAATGAGCGAATTTTGTAAATTGTGGATTAAGATGTTGAACTGATTGTATGTAATTGTAATGAAAAATTGCATTTAATATAATGCGATGAAGTCTCATGTTATTTGGTTCTTCCTTGATTACAtataattctattttgaacgGAACCCCATTTGTTAAAGCACCTAATTAAGCCAAATACAGTAACAAGATTTGGGAGATACAAATTCTCTTAATAGGAAATTTGGTTGAGGGAAATCTCTTGAGATTTTTAGGAATTTTAAAGGATTATTTGGTTTGGGTTGCATTTAATTAAGTAGAAAGAATCAAGATATCCAAGAGAATGTACGTGAATTATCTCTCAATCCCCTGATGATGGGAATGAGGATTCCTTCTAGAGAGGTTAGAATTAATACCCATTTATTTGACATTGTgaatgttttctttcttttaaataacaaaaatggcCACAtcccatatatattaaaaaaataaggcgCTAATCCTTTTTTTATGTTaccttttgtcttttgtttttagaTATTATATAAGAAAAGTTAGActatgtgataattttttttatggttatttttttttaatgctactATATGGGTTTGATTATGAGcatttgtaaaatttgtatacAGAAGTGAGGAAGTATTTTATtccataaaaaatgaaaataaacttaaaatcTATGTATAAAGGTaagaaattattttaagaaaatggaTCAAAGAGTATAGACatggaaatcacaataaaatCACGGTTTATATGTAGTTTTTCttccttgtaattttttatttaatttttaattttgtgttaatgTTGAACATGAAGGGAGAAACATAAGatataagaatattttaagaAGAATACATAGTTCTTAAAGGATGCCTATATAAGAGTTCTAAACTAAACAAGAATCTCATATTTACGAAAATCTTActagatttttaattatttccaaACTTGAAAATAATCATATTTATGAGAATTCTCAAACATCACATTTTTTGAAATGTAGATGTGACATCCAACATCGTCTGGGAATTGAGATGTGCTTATATCTATAAACGAatccttcttgacacaacgcgttttaaagccgtgatgattATGAACTTATtaaaactctgcagttaagcgtatTTCTAcaagagtagtactaggatgggtgacctcctgagaagtttggttcgggggagccaaaagcggacaatattgtgtcgttggggtagatcattacaaatggtattagagccattgctcagcctgagatggggagagcatgcacaagcccatgagggtcgccagggGGTACCTgctgggacgccaagaatggggtgatcccatgagggtcgccagcggggacATTGGGTCTCAAaatggggtgattgtgacgtctcacattgcctgggaaaggggatgtgcttatatgtataaatgaaACCCTTTTtaacacaacacgttttaaagctgtgatgattatgaacctattagaactccacagttaagcgtgcttctgcgagagtagtgttaggatgagtgacctcctggaaagtctggttCGGGAGAGTTAAAAGCGaataatattgtgtcgttggggtgggtcgttacagtagATGTCTAAAAAATGTTGAATTGTGATTATCAAACGCAACGTTATTGTATTATTACATTTGTTTAGGAGGGACGTTTGCAGTGTACTCTCTCATATGCTGATATGCAAAGGTTGGTTTGATCCCAAATTAGCAAGCAGAGGTCTCGAATTTCCAGCTTGAGTTACCAAGTTGTCGTGAGTGGATGGCATTAAGGGTGAAGTCTAAGCTGGAGCAGTTTGCCAAGTTCTTCCTATTGCTTGCCACCATGCTTGGAACTGCCATGGTTATTGGTGATGGTGTTCTCACTCCTTGCATCTCAGGTACAAGGACTTAGAGGAGAGATGGCGTACACGTTCCCACTCCTTGAATCTTCTATAGCTCTATATTACCCTTTATATCTTGAAAATAACCCTAAAATGTGTTAGATTATTTTTAGTAGTCTCACAaaattttactagtcaaaatagttaaaaacccttttttgtattttagctattcattttttttaaagcaaacaCAGTTGCCTCTTAAGTTTAGTTATTCGTAATCACTATTCCATTGAAATAGTCTTTTTCAAAAATAGAAATTGTGTGTGATgcatgagagagaaataaaaaaaggaagagagaaaatttattttatttattttattattttggtgagtgACCAGTGCTCACTACTGTTGGTGAAAGTACTATTCACTTACCAAATttttattgatcctattgatctatcatgatcgatcggatgatctatcgatcctattgatatatcatgatcgatcggatgatctatcatgatcgattggatggtctatcgattctattgatagatcatgatcgatcagatgatctatcatgatcgattggatgatttatcaatcctattgatatatcatgattgatcgtatgatctatcatgatcgatcagatgatctatcatgatcgattggatgatttatcaatcctattgatatatcatgattgatcgtatgatctatcatgatcgatcagatgatctatcaatcctattgatctatcatgatcgatcggatgatctatcgatcctattgatctatcatgatcgatcggatgatctatcgatcctattgatctatcatgatcgatcggatgatctatccatccaattgatctatcatgatcgatcagatgatctatcgatcctattgatatatcatgattgattggataatctattgatcctattgatatatcatgatcgattggataatccatcatgatcgatcggatgatctatcgatcctattgatctatcatgattgatcggatgatctatcgatcctattgttctatcatgattgatcggatgatctatcatgatcgattgaatgatctatcatgattgatcggatgatctatcgatcctattgatatatcatgatcgatcagatgatctatcatgatcgatcggatgatctatcgatcctattgatctatcatgatcgatcggatgatctatcgatcctatttatctatcatgatcgatcggataatctattgatcatattgatctatcatgagcgatcggatgatcaatcgatcctattgatatatcatgatctatcggatgatctatcgatcctattgatatatcatgatcgatcgaatgatctatcgatcctattgatctattatgattgatcggatgatcaatCAATCGTGATAGAGTCTGATCGACCAGACTTGACAAAGTGAAGCttcgatcgatcctagtgtagtaGACTAACCGATCATGGTAgaacaatatgatcgatagactaTCCAATCAATTATAGTGCATTatttagtctgatcgatcatataaaaaattaaaaaaatagaaaaactttactaataatataagaagtattttttattttttatttttttttgttatacagGATTATTAGCATCGACCTAAACTTGACGATGATAAGAGGTTATCAGAGTCAACTAGCAAGAGTCGACGTTGAtactttcaaattttcaaaaaaaaaataaaattaagtattttatatATGGTCATTAGTGTCGACCTGAAGTGGACACTAATAATAGGTTATCAACGTTGACTTATTGTTCTACGCTGatgcttttcaaaaaaaaaaattaattttttatacattgtcattagcgtcgacataAAGTAGGCGCTGATAAACTATTATCAGAGTCGACCTTTTCATTGACGCTGatgcttttcaatttttttttttttttttttttttaaataattttttatacaggATCATTAGTGTCTACCtcaaagtcgacgctaatgaccTATTATCAACGTCGACACATATAAGTCGACTTTAATAATAGGTGATCAGCGTCGACATTTGGTGTCGACGCTGATAGTTATTTATAAGTGTCAACGAAAGTGGACGCTAATACTAAAATGTCGTTGCTATTTCTCAACCCGCGTGAGGCAAAATTTCCCTCCAGGTTATTAGCAATGACACATTAGCGTTGACACCAAAGTCGACGCTAAAAGTGCATTTTTTTGGACAATTAGCGTCGACCACTtggtcgacgctaatagtgtTAATAGTCGACTATCAACGTCGACTTTTAGTCGACGCTGATAGTGTCGCCCTTAATGGgcgaatttcttgtagtgatgGCTAGAGACCTACTACAATACAATAGGAGTGAGCAAATCCCCGCAATCCCTGCACCGCCCCGCCCCATATAGCCTAAAAATcgcacccatggtgcgggcCAAGGGTCCTTATTTGGGCCCCCTGCACGGTGCGGTGCGGGTTGCcgcaggggggggggggtttgaaAATTCTCAGGTCCCCGCCCTGCCccgaaaattttaaaaaaagagaagaaaacgaaaaaaaacactaaaaacttcTAACTTTCTTACTTTCCTTCTAACCTAACTTTATATTTTCTAAACACTAACTCCCTAAGCAGCAAAGTGCCACACGGCCTGCTCCCTGCTCGCCAGTCGCCTCACCTAGTCACCTGCTCTTTGAAGCACAGCGCTGCCCCACACGCACGGACTCACCCGCAGCAGAGGATCAGTAGGCCTTTGCTGCCCTCACCTAATTGGTACATCTCCCGTttcaaattttggtttttttcctattttttttccctattggACGATGCCTAGCCTGTATATATGTTgattttggtttaatttattttttttcctgttacTGATCATTCAGTTtagtttcttgtttttatttatttattttttcctgttGGTCGACCGATTATGCCCAGATTAGTGTTTTTAGGTTTTTCAATTGCTTTTGTTGTGCGTGTTTGTTGATTATGATAGTTGGTGAATGTTGGTTGTTTTGGGTGAGTGGTGTTTCTTGGATCGTGAAATTGcgggggtttagggtttttctcATTGtgattcttttttggatttatgATAGAAATGCAGGGAAGAAAGGGAAAAACTGAAATTGAGAACCCAAAAGAATGTTGTGTAGTTGATGAGTGATTGAGTTCATAtgtttttttcatatttttggttGGAAAAAATGTAAATCTTTACTTACCCATTTTGTAATCTTAATTTCTTGAACTGGGTTTGTCTGAAAATGGAGTTTTGGTGgcttatttataaaatttcgaTGAGGATTGCATGACCTAACTCCTAAGCAGTTCATGTGTTTGGGGGATTTCACTTCTTTTCTGCGAGTTTTTGTTTGCATAGCTGTCTAATAATATCTTAAAGCTTGTTGGAATTGGTATTTTAGTTTAGTAAATTAGTCCGCGATTATGCATTACTGCTTGTTGACCTGTCATCTAGATACATTAAGGAGCTATTAAAAATACTGTGGATGTTGTTGAATCTTCATGTTTCTTTTTTGAAACATCAGCAACAAACCTGACTTACACTGTTCACCCTTACTTATAGCATCCTCATTGGGCTCTTCACTTcaaaaattttaccaaattttggtgaaagtgCTCAAAAAACCCCATGCAACAAGCTCttcaaaatttctctaaaataGTGAAGGTAAGAAACCCTCTCTATATTTAACCCCCAaaattctttctctatttattttttaatcattttctttcattttcccgcctcttccatctcttccttgcacccctttttctttccttttctttttcattttccttttcctctctAGACGCTTGCCTCCATCTTCAAATAGGGAAGACTTCCCAAGTGGATCAATTTCCGGTGGTCTGGTCTGGTGGGTTCCGGTGGTCTTGTCTGGTGGTTTTCGGTGATCCGGTTTGGTGGGTGTCAACGATTTTCGGTCTAGTGATTGCCGGTGGTCTGGTCAGATCGAAAATCCCGCCTCTTGCATCTGCAAATAAGGAAGACGTCCTAGGTGGATCGATTTCCGGTGGTCTGGTTTGGTGGGCTCTAGTCGTCTTGTCTGGTGGTTTTCGGTGATCCGGTCTTGTGGGTGTCAGCGATTTTCGGTCTGGTGATTGCTGGTGGTTTGGTCTGGTGGTTTCTGGTGGTCCAAAGATTTGTGGGTGACGACAGGTTAGGTGGACAGGCGTGTTTCTGGCGGTTCTGTGCAATCTTGGCTTCTCTTCGGCAATTTTCCGGCAGTCTGGTTGCTATTCGGTGTCAACAATTGTTTATGGGGTTCTGATGCAGTGGGTTTCTGGGTTTGGTTCAGAGAGATCCCCCGGTGAGTGTGGATAACATTTTTTGTACTGGGTTTTGGAATGTGTGGATTCAGAGATTGATGTTTGGTTGTGGGGGGATCGATCCACTTGCACTGCGATTGAACAAGGCTAAGTGGCAGTTAAAGTAGTTGCTCCCAAAActattaaaaagtaatatttaattaaaatagagaaatttttagagagtttgatgtagaaAACTTTTTAAAGATGATAGTTAAActcaaaaaagtagatttttttttcattaaaatttagTGCAATTTTGAAGAGGCCAATGAGGATGCTCTTACTTGACTTACATAGTTTGCAGGTATTTTCGGAGAAATGACGTTCAAGGTTCACGGGTCTCGTTCTAACTTCTAAGGGATTTAGGCTTTGTAGGTATTGtttgttctttgtttggttTAAGAATGATGATACATGTGTGCctataatttaaatttgaatttgtgGTTTAAAGGGCATGTGAGGTCTTAATAGAATATGTTAGGATTATCAATGTATGATTATGTTAGGCCTCTATCTGCtgttgattattttattttattttttctacttAAATTGTAGAATCAAGTCATGGACGATTCAACTTGTGCTACTATTGGACCTATTGGTTCTAGTTCTGCTTCATCTAGGCCTAGTCTTTTGGATACTAATATTGGTTCTAGTTCTTCAACTATTGGccctcaaaatcttaattcagctCTCCcacaaaaacctaaaaaaatatGAGCAAACATCAACGATTTGGGAACATTTTACCAAGTTAGAATTGAGTGACCCCAATGATTATAAATCACAGTGCAGTTATTGTAAGAGGGAGTTTAATTGTTACCCTAGAAGCCATGATACTTTATCTATGCTACAACATATCAGGAAAAGTTAGAAAAAATTATCCTGGTAGGTTTGATAAGACACAATCGAAGTTGAGCTTTGAGGCTAAGAGGGAAGGACAACCGGCTGTGGGTGAAGGATCTAATGGTAACCTTGTGATTGCTAAGTTTAATTCTTCAAAAATAAGGGCAGCAATTTCTAAGATGATCATAGTGGATGAGTTGCCATTTAGGTTTGTGGAAGGTGAAGGGTTTCAGAACTTCATGAAAACAGTTGAACCTAGGTTTTCAATTCCTTCCCGTTTTACTGTGATGATAGATtgttttaagctctttatgtctGAGAAAGAAAAGTTGAAAGGAATGCTCTTGACATTCAGTGTTAAggtttgtcttaccactgatAGTTGGACTTCAATACAGAACCTTAATTACATGTGTATCGTTgctcattttattgatagtgaATGGAActtatataaaagaatttttaatttttgtttaattcctaatcacaaaggtgagaccattgggaaaaagaggaagagaagtGCTCATAAGCCTGGCGCCATATTAGAGAATCGGTTTATGCATGTGAGATGTTGTACACACATCTTAAATATTATTGCGACTGAGGGGTTGAAAGAGGTTGATGAATCCATTATGAAGGTTAGAAGTGCGATtaaatatgtgaagtcttctcCTGCAAGATTTGAGAGTTTTTAAGACTTGTATGGAAAGAGAGAACATTAATTTCAAGGAGTTGTTGTGTTTgaatgttccaactagatgaaACTTTAcatttaagatgttggaaggtgcaaaaaaaaaatgtcaaagtgcTTTTGAACTTATGGAAGAGTTGAATGGATATTACGGTCATATGTTGTGGGATGGTAAAAAAGGTTTAGGACCTCCTAATTGTGATGATTGGGCTCGTATTAaggtttttctcaagtttcttgaaattttttatgaatCCACAATGCGACTTTCGAGGTCTTTGGATGTTTCTGCCATTCAACTGCACTTACAAGAATATTGTGACAGTGGTGATTATTGAGTTCTATGGGGGAGAAAATGATGTCAAAGTATAAAAAGTATTTGGGGGATCTTGATAAGGTTAATGTATTGTTGTTTGTTGCTATTATACTCGATCCATGAACCAAGTTGGGGTCTTAAGAATGTTGGTTCAATGATGTTCTTAGTGTTGAgcaatgcaatgat
Above is a genomic segment from Alnus glutinosa chromosome 12, dhAlnGlut1.1, whole genome shotgun sequence containing:
- the LOC133851360 gene encoding potassium transporter 5-like, which gives rise to MSSEAAPPCSEQSVEEFSRELHGKKVLRRFDSLDIESSTVHGRQGHGSRAVGWSVVLHLAFQSIGIVYGDIGTSPLYVYASTFSNGIKHNDDILGVLSLIFYTLTLIPLVKYVFIVLQANDNGEGGTFALYSLICRYAKVGLIPNQQAEDREVSNFQLELPSSREWTASRVKSKLESSQFAKFFLLLATMLGTAMVIGDGVLTPCISVLSAVGGIKGATSSMTDDMIVWISVAILIFLFMIQRFGTDKVGYTFAPIICVWFAFIGGIGLFNFIKFDPTVAKAINPNYIVKYFQRNKKEAWISLGGTVLAITGTEALFADVGHFTVRSIQISMCSVTYPALILAYTGQASFLRKHSDLVKDTFYESIPDPLYWPIFVLAILASIVASQAMISGTFSMVQQSLSLGCFPRVKIVHTSAKYEGQVYIPEVNYLLMLACIGVTLGFRSTTKIGNAYGIAVVFVMTLTSAFLVLIMIMIWKSHILLIVSYVLVIGTVELLYLSSVLYKFDQGGYLPLAFAAVLMSIMYIWNDVHRRKYFYELNNKVSLEKLKEMAAETKFCRLPGLALFYSELVQGIPPIFKHYVANVPAMHSTLVFVSIKSLPISKVPVEERFLFRRVEPKDQNVFRCVVRYGYTDRPQEQEPLENMLVERLKEFIIDDFWFTQSKLNNVENDGELDAGSTLVNEDQENKVDEEEMEREIEALDEAWRAGVVHLIGENEVVAGKGAGIGKRFLINYAYNFLRKNLRQTENVFDIPRKRMLKVGMIYEL